The Caldivirga sp. genome segment GTCTATGAAGAAGAATGTTAATGCATATATCGCTAGAGCATAGCTGGCTGGTATTATAAAGCCTAATATCTTCGTGCCCTGTGTTATCATTAAATTAGTCACAATTAAGTAGAGTGTAGCCATCATTGAGAAGCCCAAGATTTGTATAGTCTTCCTACCAAGCCTATCCATCAATGCTGCAGCTAAGAAGTAGCCTGGAAAACCCACTAGGAATGGTAAACCACTTGCTATAATCTCCTTAACAACCTGTTCCTGTACTGGTAAACTACTACTTATTGGTATGAATGTTGATACTATTGGGCCTGAGTATATTCCTGAACCGTAGTAGGCTATGTCCATTAGGAACC includes the following:
- a CDS encoding MFS transporter; this translates as FLMDIAYYGSGIYSGPIVSTFIPISSSLPVQEQVVKEIIASGLPFLVGFPGYFLAAALMDRLGRKTIQILGFSMMATLYLIVTNLMITQGTKILGFIIPASYALAIYALTFFFIDFGPNTTTFVIPAEVYPTSRRTTGHGISAAAGKVGAAIATLLFPTLQAIIGVKGILIIYAIAAIAGALISILLKEPKHIDLEEVSEEELIPVS